The DNA sequence TGGGAGATCGCCGGGGACTACACCTGGGTCGACGTGCCGGGCGCGCTGCTGCGGGCGCTCGGGCCGGTCGACGGCGTGACGTTGCGGGCCGGCACGGCCGACGACGCCGGCGCCGTGCTGGCGGCGTACCGCACGGTCTGCCGCGAGACCAACGGCATGCTCGACCGGGAAGGGCCGTTCTTCGACCCGGGCGGGATGCTGACGTTCGACTCGTTCGTCGTCGCGGAGGGGCCGGGCGGGGTCGAGGGGTACGCGCTCGCCGAACGCCGCCACTCCGGCCACGAGGTCGAGGTCACGGCGTGGGACGTCGTGGGGACGACGCCGGCGGCGGAGCGGGCGGTGTGGTTCGCGCTCGGCGCGGGCGCGTCGACGGCGAAGCGGGTGCGCGCGAAGGCCGTGGCCGAGCCCTTGGGGCTGCTGCTCGGCGAGCCGGAGGTCACGCTGCACGAGCACCTGCGCTGGATGCTGCGCGTCGTGGACGCGCCGGCGGCGGTGGCCGTGCGCGGCTGGCCGCCCGGCGTCGCGGCGGCCGTGGACCTGGACCTGGCCGACCCGCAGGTGCCCGACAACGCCGGCCGCTGGCGGCTGGCCG is a window from the Mycobacteriales bacterium genome containing:
- a CDS encoding GNAT family N-acetyltransferase, with the protein product MTVETRLVPEADWRASRALGGEAFGHGGRPPTEADDARWKHGFDHSVTVGGYDGGTLVSQVRIKPYAQWFGGRAVPMGGLASVAVAAAHQGRGVARATVAAALPVLRERGLVVSALYPTTATLYRGAGWEIAGDYTWVDVPGALLRALGPVDGVTLRAGTADDAGAVLAAYRTVCRETNGMLDREGPFFDPGGMLTFDSFVVAEGPGGVEGYALAERRHSGHEVEVTAWDVVGTTPAAERAVWFALGAGASTAKRVRAKAVAEPLGLLLGEPEVTLHEHLRWMLRVVDAPAAVAVRGWPPGVAAAVDLDLADPQVPDNAGRWRLAVEGGAGTLTRGGDGTVALDAGAFASWWSGYADPRTLRRLGRLRCADERALDTLAVLTAGPRPRMLDYF